The following proteins are encoded in a genomic region of Fusarium oxysporum f. sp. lycopersici 4287 chromosome 1, whole genome shotgun sequence:
- a CDS encoding CAMK/CAMK1/CAMK1-RCK protein kinase: protein MSTIQQLKNFIRHGKQARAAAPEEAPRKTEQQQAPTVQHKTASDPSNTHYARAQEPGNEYGDDDYARSKSKKRVDDEKLAKLIAEENASKSKFPRYPGLERWELVDKMGDGAFSNVYRARDTTGQQGEVAIKVVRKYEMNSMQGNKHLHPDFKKVPKAAERSNILKEVQIMRQLDHPNIIKLVEFSESRQYYYIILELAPGGELFHQIVRLTYFSEELSRHVIVQVAKALEYLHEEKGVVHRDIKPENILFEPIPMVPSKHPKPKQPGDEDKVDEGEFIPGQGAGGIGRIKIADFGLSKIVWDNQTMTPCGTVGYTAPEIVKDERYSKSVDMWALGCVLYTLLCGFPPFYDESIEVLTEKVAKGQYTFLSPWWDEISKSAQDLISHLLTVDPEKRFTITEFLAHPWIAGNGPTPRDEMKKADGMLRAFDATKFEESGKRYDFRSPGAVNLREVFDVGYAVHRQEEEGKRRAQIGPKGTPARFLGGLNEEDEDDDVMQIDGQDNTAAKPNTATQALEQSMRKANIRDQEQQQQSRGRERERAERGYGQHSATVAAAARQQVRERNRQRGAFELNLDNATLLGKRNKKVPVMGV, encoded by the exons ATGTCTACCATTCAGCAACTCAAGAACTTTATCCGGCACG GCAAGCAAGCTCGTGCCGCTGCTCCTGAAGAGGCTCCACGCAAGACAGAACAGCAACAGGCGCCCACAGTGCAGCACAAGACAGCATCAGACCCCAGTAACACCCACTACGCACGGGCACAAGAGCCCGGAAACGAATATGGCGACGATGATTACGCACgcagcaagagcaagaagcgCGTCGACGATGagaagctcgccaagcttatTGCCGAGGAGAATGCCAGCAAGAGCAAATTCCCTCGTTACCCCGGCCTCGAGCGCTGGGAACTCGTCGACAAGATGGGTGATGGTGCCTTCAGCAATGTTTACCGTGCCCGCGACACAACAGGTCAGCAAGGCGAGGTCGCTATCAAAGTAGTACGCAAGTACGAGATGAACAGTATGCAG GGCAATAAGCATTTACATCCAGACTTCAAGAAAGTCCCGAAGGCAGCAGAG CGATCAAATATCTTGAAGGAGGTCCAGATTATGCGCCAACTCGACCACCCCAATATTATTAAGCTCGTCGAATTCTCCGAATCGAGGCAATATTATTACATCATTCTGGAACTTGCCCCAGGTGGTGAACTTTTTCACCAGATTGTCCGCTTGACATATTTTAGCGAGGAGCTTTCCCGACACGTCATTGTTCAGGTGGCCAAGGCTCTTGAATATCTCCACGAGGAGAAGGGTGTTGTTCATCG TGacatcaagcctgagaacatTCTGTTTGAGCCCATTCCTATGGTGCCTTCTAAGCACCCGAAACCCAAACAGCCTGGTGATGAGGACAAGGTTGACGAGGGCGAGTTCATTCCCGGCCAAGGTGCCGGTGGTATTGGTCGCATCAAGATCGCCGATTTCGGTCTCTCCAAGATTGTCTGGGATAACCAGACCATGACGCCCTGTGGAACTGTTGGCTACACAGCACCCGAGATCGTAAAGGACGAGCGATACTCCAAATCAGTCGATATGTGGGCTCTAGGATGTGTGCTATACACTCTGCTTTGCGGTTTCCCACCATTCTATGATGAGAGTATCGAGGTGCTCACTGAGAAAGTCGCCAAGGGCCAGTACACTTTCTTGTCACCATGGTGGGACGAGATCTCAAAGTCTGCCCAGGATCTTATCAGCCATCTCTTGACTGTGGATCCTGAGAAGCGATTCACGATTACCGAGTTCCTCGCTCACCCATGGATCGCCGGAAACGGACCTACTCCtcgagatgagatgaagaaggctgatGGCATGCTCCGGGCCTTTGATGCTACGAAATTCGAAGAGTCTGGCAAGCGATACGACTTCCGATCTCCTGGCGCTGTTAACCTGCGTGAGGTCTTCGATGTCGGTTATGCCGTTCATCGtcaggaggaagagggcaAGCGCAGAGCGCAGATCGGCCCCAAGGGCACACCAGCGCGCTTCCTCGGTGGCCTCaacgaggaagatgaagacgatgatgtcaTGCAGATCGATGGTCAAGATAACACCGCTGCCAAGCCTAACACAGCGACTCAGGCCCTTGAGCAAAGTATGCGAAAGGCCAACATCCGAGATCAagagcaacagcaacaatcTCGGGGTCGTGAGCGGGAGCGTGCTGAGAGAGGTTACGGCCAACATTCGGCAACAGTCGCCGCGGCCGCTCGACAGCAGGTCCGTGAGCGCAATCGCCAGCGAGGAGCATTCGAGCTCAACCTGGACAACGCTACCCTTCTGGGCAAGCGAAACAAGAAGGTTCCTGTCATGGGGGTATAG
- a CDS encoding CAMK/CAMK1/CAMK1-RCK protein kinase, with product MVPSKHPKPKQPGDEDKVDEGEFIPGQGAGGIGRIKIADFGLSKIVWDNQTMTPCGTVGYTAPEIVKDERYSKSVDMWALGCVLYTLLCGFPPFYDESIEVLTEKVAKGQYTFLSPWWDEISKSAQDLISHLLTVDPEKRFTITEFLAHPWIAGNGPTPRDEMKKADGMLRAFDATKFEESGKRYDFRSPGAVNLREVFDVGYAVHRQEEEGKRRAQIGPKGTPARFLGGLNEEDEDDDVMQIDGQDNTAAKPNTATQALEQSMRKANIRDQEQQQQSRGRERERAERGYGQHSATVAAAARQQVRERNRQRGAFELNLDNATLLGKRNKKVPVMGV from the coding sequence ATGGTGCCTTCTAAGCACCCGAAACCCAAACAGCCTGGTGATGAGGACAAGGTTGACGAGGGCGAGTTCATTCCCGGCCAAGGTGCCGGTGGTATTGGTCGCATCAAGATCGCCGATTTCGGTCTCTCCAAGATTGTCTGGGATAACCAGACCATGACGCCCTGTGGAACTGTTGGCTACACAGCACCCGAGATCGTAAAGGACGAGCGATACTCCAAATCAGTCGATATGTGGGCTCTAGGATGTGTGCTATACACTCTGCTTTGCGGTTTCCCACCATTCTATGATGAGAGTATCGAGGTGCTCACTGAGAAAGTCGCCAAGGGCCAGTACACTTTCTTGTCACCATGGTGGGACGAGATCTCAAAGTCTGCCCAGGATCTTATCAGCCATCTCTTGACTGTGGATCCTGAGAAGCGATTCACGATTACCGAGTTCCTCGCTCACCCATGGATCGCCGGAAACGGACCTACTCCtcgagatgagatgaagaaggctgatGGCATGCTCCGGGCCTTTGATGCTACGAAATTCGAAGAGTCTGGCAAGCGATACGACTTCCGATCTCCTGGCGCTGTTAACCTGCGTGAGGTCTTCGATGTCGGTTATGCCGTTCATCGtcaggaggaagagggcaAGCGCAGAGCGCAGATCGGCCCCAAGGGCACACCAGCGCGCTTCCTCGGTGGCCTCaacgaggaagatgaagacgatgatgtcaTGCAGATCGATGGTCAAGATAACACCGCTGCCAAGCCTAACACAGCGACTCAGGCCCTTGAGCAAAGTATGCGAAAGGCCAACATCCGAGATCAagagcaacagcaacaatcTCGGGGTCGTGAGCGGGAGCGTGCTGAGAGAGGTTACGGCCAACATTCGGCAACAGTCGCCGCGGCCGCTCGACAGCAGGTCCGTGAGCGCAATCGCCAGCGAGGAGCATTCGAGCTCAACCTGGACAACGCTACCCTTCTGGGCAAGCGAAACAAGAAGGTTCCTGTCATGGGGGTATAG
- a CDS encoding CAMK/CAMK1/CAMK1-RCK protein kinase: MSTIQQLKNFIRHGKQARAAAPEEAPRKTEQQQAPTVQHKTASDPSNTHYARAQEPGNEYGDDDYARSKSKKRVDDEKLAKLIAEENASKSKFPRYPGLERWELVDKMGDGAFSNVYRARDTTGQQGEVAIKVVRKYEMNSMQRSNILKEVQIMRQLDHPNIIKLVEFSESRQYYYIILELAPGGELFHQIVRLTYFSEELSRHVIVQVAKALEYLHEEKGVVHRDIKPENILFEPIPMVPSKHPKPKQPGDEDKVDEGEFIPGQGAGGIGRIKIADFGLSKIVWDNQTMTPCGTVGYTAPEIVKDERYSKSVDMWALGCVLYTLLCGFPPFYDESIEVLTEKVAKGQYTFLSPWWDEISKSAQDLISHLLTVDPEKRFTITEFLAHPWIAGNGPTPRDEMKKADGMLRAFDATKFEESGKRYDFRSPGAVNLREVFDVGYAVHRQEEEGKRRAQIGPKGTPARFLGGLNEEDEDDDVMQIDGQDNTAAKPNTATQALEQSMRKANIRDQEQQQQSRGRERERAERGYGQHSATVAAAARQQVRERNRQRGAFELNLDNATLLGKRNKKVPVMGV, translated from the exons ATGTCTACCATTCAGCAACTCAAGAACTTTATCCGGCACG GCAAGCAAGCTCGTGCCGCTGCTCCTGAAGAGGCTCCACGCAAGACAGAACAGCAACAGGCGCCCACAGTGCAGCACAAGACAGCATCAGACCCCAGTAACACCCACTACGCACGGGCACAAGAGCCCGGAAACGAATATGGCGACGATGATTACGCACgcagcaagagcaagaagcgCGTCGACGATGagaagctcgccaagcttatTGCCGAGGAGAATGCCAGCAAGAGCAAATTCCCTCGTTACCCCGGCCTCGAGCGCTGGGAACTCGTCGACAAGATGGGTGATGGTGCCTTCAGCAATGTTTACCGTGCCCGCGACACAACAGGTCAGCAAGGCGAGGTCGCTATCAAAGTAGTACGCAAGTACGAGATGAACAGTATGCAG CGATCAAATATCTTGAAGGAGGTCCAGATTATGCGCCAACTCGACCACCCCAATATTATTAAGCTCGTCGAATTCTCCGAATCGAGGCAATATTATTACATCATTCTGGAACTTGCCCCAGGTGGTGAACTTTTTCACCAGATTGTCCGCTTGACATATTTTAGCGAGGAGCTTTCCCGACACGTCATTGTTCAGGTGGCCAAGGCTCTTGAATATCTCCACGAGGAGAAGGGTGTTGTTCATCG TGacatcaagcctgagaacatTCTGTTTGAGCCCATTCCTATGGTGCCTTCTAAGCACCCGAAACCCAAACAGCCTGGTGATGAGGACAAGGTTGACGAGGGCGAGTTCATTCCCGGCCAAGGTGCCGGTGGTATTGGTCGCATCAAGATCGCCGATTTCGGTCTCTCCAAGATTGTCTGGGATAACCAGACCATGACGCCCTGTGGAACTGTTGGCTACACAGCACCCGAGATCGTAAAGGACGAGCGATACTCCAAATCAGTCGATATGTGGGCTCTAGGATGTGTGCTATACACTCTGCTTTGCGGTTTCCCACCATTCTATGATGAGAGTATCGAGGTGCTCACTGAGAAAGTCGCCAAGGGCCAGTACACTTTCTTGTCACCATGGTGGGACGAGATCTCAAAGTCTGCCCAGGATCTTATCAGCCATCTCTTGACTGTGGATCCTGAGAAGCGATTCACGATTACCGAGTTCCTCGCTCACCCATGGATCGCCGGAAACGGACCTACTCCtcgagatgagatgaagaaggctgatGGCATGCTCCGGGCCTTTGATGCTACGAAATTCGAAGAGTCTGGCAAGCGATACGACTTCCGATCTCCTGGCGCTGTTAACCTGCGTGAGGTCTTCGATGTCGGTTATGCCGTTCATCGtcaggaggaagagggcaAGCGCAGAGCGCAGATCGGCCCCAAGGGCACACCAGCGCGCTTCCTCGGTGGCCTCaacgaggaagatgaagacgatgatgtcaTGCAGATCGATGGTCAAGATAACACCGCTGCCAAGCCTAACACAGCGACTCAGGCCCTTGAGCAAAGTATGCGAAAGGCCAACATCCGAGATCAagagcaacagcaacaatcTCGGGGTCGTGAGCGGGAGCGTGCTGAGAGAGGTTACGGCCAACATTCGGCAACAGTCGCCGCGGCCGCTCGACAGCAGGTCCGTGAGCGCAATCGCCAGCGAGGAGCATTCGAGCTCAACCTGGACAACGCTACCCTTCTGGGCAAGCGAAACAAGAAGGTTCCTGTCATGGGGGTATAG
- a CDS encoding CAMK/CAMK1/CAMK1-RCK protein kinase, which translates to MRQLDHPNIIKLVEFSESRQYYYIILELAPGGELFHQIVRLTYFSEELSRHVIVQVAKALEYLHEEKGVVHRDIKPENILFEPIPMVPSKHPKPKQPGDEDKVDEGEFIPGQGAGGIGRIKIADFGLSKIVWDNQTMTPCGTVGYTAPEIVKDERYSKSVDMWALGCVLYTLLCGFPPFYDESIEVLTEKVAKGQYTFLSPWWDEISKSAQDLISHLLTVDPEKRFTITEFLAHPWIAGNGPTPRDEMKKADGMLRAFDATKFEESGKRYDFRSPGAVNLREVFDVGYAVHRQEEEGKRRAQIGPKGTPARFLGGLNEEDEDDDVMQIDGQDNTAAKPNTATQALEQSMRKANIRDQEQQQQSRGRERERAERGYGQHSATVAAAARQQVRERNRQRGAFELNLDNATLLGKRNKKVPVMGV; encoded by the exons ATGCGCCAACTCGACCACCCCAATATTATTAAGCTCGTCGAATTCTCCGAATCGAGGCAATATTATTACATCATTCTGGAACTTGCCCCAGGTGGTGAACTTTTTCACCAGATTGTCCGCTTGACATATTTTAGCGAGGAGCTTTCCCGACACGTCATTGTTCAGGTGGCCAAGGCTCTTGAATATCTCCACGAGGAGAAGGGTGTTGTTCATCG TGacatcaagcctgagaacatTCTGTTTGAGCCCATTCCTATGGTGCCTTCTAAGCACCCGAAACCCAAACAGCCTGGTGATGAGGACAAGGTTGACGAGGGCGAGTTCATTCCCGGCCAAGGTGCCGGTGGTATTGGTCGCATCAAGATCGCCGATTTCGGTCTCTCCAAGATTGTCTGGGATAACCAGACCATGACGCCCTGTGGAACTGTTGGCTACACAGCACCCGAGATCGTAAAGGACGAGCGATACTCCAAATCAGTCGATATGTGGGCTCTAGGATGTGTGCTATACACTCTGCTTTGCGGTTTCCCACCATTCTATGATGAGAGTATCGAGGTGCTCACTGAGAAAGTCGCCAAGGGCCAGTACACTTTCTTGTCACCATGGTGGGACGAGATCTCAAAGTCTGCCCAGGATCTTATCAGCCATCTCTTGACTGTGGATCCTGAGAAGCGATTCACGATTACCGAGTTCCTCGCTCACCCATGGATCGCCGGAAACGGACCTACTCCtcgagatgagatgaagaaggctgatGGCATGCTCCGGGCCTTTGATGCTACGAAATTCGAAGAGTCTGGCAAGCGATACGACTTCCGATCTCCTGGCGCTGTTAACCTGCGTGAGGTCTTCGATGTCGGTTATGCCGTTCATCGtcaggaggaagagggcaAGCGCAGAGCGCAGATCGGCCCCAAGGGCACACCAGCGCGCTTCCTCGGTGGCCTCaacgaggaagatgaagacgatgatgtcaTGCAGATCGATGGTCAAGATAACACCGCTGCCAAGCCTAACACAGCGACTCAGGCCCTTGAGCAAAGTATGCGAAAGGCCAACATCCGAGATCAagagcaacagcaacaatcTCGGGGTCGTGAGCGGGAGCGTGCTGAGAGAGGTTACGGCCAACATTCGGCAACAGTCGCCGCGGCCGCTCGACAGCAGGTCCGTGAGCGCAATCGCCAGCGAGGAGCATTCGAGCTCAACCTGGACAACGCTACCCTTCTGGGCAAGCGAAACAAGAAGGTTCCTGTCATGGGGGTATAG
- a CDS encoding CAMK/CAMK1/CAMK1-RCK protein kinase, protein MRGRILTLLQRSNILKEVQIMRQLDHPNIIKLVEFSESRQYYYIILELAPGGELFHQIVRLTYFSEELSRHVIVQVAKALEYLHEEKGVVHRDIKPENILFEPIPMVPSKHPKPKQPGDEDKVDEGEFIPGQGAGGIGRIKIADFGLSKIVWDNQTMTPCGTVGYTAPEIVKDERYSKSVDMWALGCVLYTLLCGFPPFYDESIEVLTEKVAKGQYTFLSPWWDEISKSAQDLISHLLTVDPEKRFTITEFLAHPWIAGNGPTPRDEMKKADGMLRAFDATKFEESGKRYDFRSPGAVNLREVFDVGYAVHRQEEEGKRRAQIGPKGTPARFLGGLNEEDEDDDVMQIDGQDNTAAKPNTATQALEQSMRKANIRDQEQQQQSRGRERERAERGYGQHSATVAAAARQQVRERNRQRGAFELNLDNATLLGKRNKKVPVMGV, encoded by the exons ATGCGAGGCAGAATACTGACACTCCTGCAGCGATCAAATATCTTGAAGGAGGTCCAGATTATGCGCCAACTCGACCACCCCAATATTATTAAGCTCGTCGAATTCTCCGAATCGAGGCAATATTATTACATCATTCTGGAACTTGCCCCAGGTGGTGAACTTTTTCACCAGATTGTCCGCTTGACATATTTTAGCGAGGAGCTTTCCCGACACGTCATTGTTCAGGTGGCCAAGGCTCTTGAATATCTCCACGAGGAGAAGGGTGTTGTTCATCG TGacatcaagcctgagaacatTCTGTTTGAGCCCATTCCTATGGTGCCTTCTAAGCACCCGAAACCCAAACAGCCTGGTGATGAGGACAAGGTTGACGAGGGCGAGTTCATTCCCGGCCAAGGTGCCGGTGGTATTGGTCGCATCAAGATCGCCGATTTCGGTCTCTCCAAGATTGTCTGGGATAACCAGACCATGACGCCCTGTGGAACTGTTGGCTACACAGCACCCGAGATCGTAAAGGACGAGCGATACTCCAAATCAGTCGATATGTGGGCTCTAGGATGTGTGCTATACACTCTGCTTTGCGGTTTCCCACCATTCTATGATGAGAGTATCGAGGTGCTCACTGAGAAAGTCGCCAAGGGCCAGTACACTTTCTTGTCACCATGGTGGGACGAGATCTCAAAGTCTGCCCAGGATCTTATCAGCCATCTCTTGACTGTGGATCCTGAGAAGCGATTCACGATTACCGAGTTCCTCGCTCACCCATGGATCGCCGGAAACGGACCTACTCCtcgagatgagatgaagaaggctgatGGCATGCTCCGGGCCTTTGATGCTACGAAATTCGAAGAGTCTGGCAAGCGATACGACTTCCGATCTCCTGGCGCTGTTAACCTGCGTGAGGTCTTCGATGTCGGTTATGCCGTTCATCGtcaggaggaagagggcaAGCGCAGAGCGCAGATCGGCCCCAAGGGCACACCAGCGCGCTTCCTCGGTGGCCTCaacgaggaagatgaagacgatgatgtcaTGCAGATCGATGGTCAAGATAACACCGCTGCCAAGCCTAACACAGCGACTCAGGCCCTTGAGCAAAGTATGCGAAAGGCCAACATCCGAGATCAagagcaacagcaacaatcTCGGGGTCGTGAGCGGGAGCGTGCTGAGAGAGGTTACGGCCAACATTCGGCAACAGTCGCCGCGGCCGCTCGACAGCAGGTCCGTGAGCGCAATCGCCAGCGAGGAGCATTCGAGCTCAACCTGGACAACGCTACCCTTCTGGGCAAGCGAAACAAGAAGGTTCCTGTCATGGGGGTATAG